A window of the Comamonas sp. Y33R10-2 genome harbors these coding sequences:
- a CDS encoding MBL fold metallo-hydrolase produces MQINRRTWLLGSSSLAMAGFLPACTTTPTSLKPVAQTISAGYVQHKLGNARITAVSDGVTKRALDAGFVRNAPLPEVQAALAAAGLPTTHIDVPYTCFVVELDGKRYLLDTGFADNASPQTGLLHTHMRAAGIDPASIDAVILTHMHGDHINGLRRKDGSLVYPRADVFVAQPEFTFWMDDARMNAAPEAARGGFQAVRRVFANYPQDKIKQFVPGRQIAAGISTIAAFGHTPGHTAIAVQSEQKRFTFIGDTAHYPALFVKHPDWQVQFDMNAEQARATRHTLLSRLADEGGLVGGYHFPLPSLGHIHKAGSGFDWQPLT; encoded by the coding sequence ATGCAAATCAATCGCCGCACTTGGCTGCTGGGCAGCAGTAGTTTGGCTATGGCTGGCTTTTTGCCAGCTTGCACCACCACCCCCACATCACTCAAGCCGGTCGCGCAAACCATCTCAGCGGGCTACGTTCAGCATAAGCTCGGCAACGCACGGATTACGGCTGTCAGCGATGGGGTGACCAAGCGAGCTCTTGACGCAGGCTTTGTACGCAATGCACCTTTGCCCGAGGTTCAAGCCGCGCTGGCCGCGGCGGGCTTGCCCACTACCCATATTGATGTGCCCTATACCTGCTTTGTGGTCGAGTTGGATGGCAAGCGCTATTTGCTTGATACCGGCTTTGCCGACAATGCAAGCCCTCAAACCGGTTTGCTGCACACCCACATGCGCGCTGCGGGCATTGATCCGGCCAGTATTGACGCTGTCATCCTGACCCACATGCATGGCGACCACATCAATGGTTTGCGCCGCAAAGATGGCAGCTTGGTTTACCCCAGGGCAGACGTGTTTGTGGCGCAGCCAGAGTTCACGTTCTGGATGGATGACGCACGCATGAACGCGGCACCCGAAGCCGCACGCGGCGGCTTTCAAGCTGTGCGCCGCGTGTTTGCCAACTATCCCCAAGACAAAATCAAACAGTTCGTGCCCGGCCGCCAGATCGCTGCGGGCATCAGCACGATTGCAGCGTTTGGCCACACTCCGGGGCACACGGCCATTGCGGTGCAGTCAGAGCAAAAGCGCTTTACCTTTATTGGCGACACCGCCCATTACCCCGCGCTGTTTGTGAAGCACCCGGACTGGCAGGTGCAGTTCGACATGAACGCCGAGCAAGCCCGCGCCACACGCCACACGCTGCTGTCACGTTTGGCGGACGAAGGTGGTTTAGTGGGGGGGTACCACTTTCCACTGCCGTCGCTGGGCCACATTCACAAAGCCGGCAGCGGTTTTGATTGGCAACCACTGACATAA
- the plsY gene encoding glycerol-3-phosphate 1-O-acyltransferase PlsY, translated as MNALYPVIAVVAAYLIGSLSFAVIVSRAMGLHDPRSYGSGNPGATNVLRSGSKAAAIATLVLDALKGFVPVVLVKVFGPQFGLGDGSVALVGLAAFLGHLYPVFFGFKGGKGVATALGVLLGISGWLGLAVALTWVLVAALFRYSSLAALVASVLAPVYYVLCSGLMWDAETPITAAIVVMAALLLWRHSENIQRLIAGKESKLGKKKTEEAKAAKQVQSTETAGKKAGKGKRR; from the coding sequence TTGAACGCGCTCTATCCTGTGATTGCCGTAGTTGCGGCTTATCTAATTGGTTCTCTCTCTTTTGCCGTCATTGTTAGCCGTGCCATGGGCTTGCATGACCCGCGCAGCTATGGCAGCGGCAACCCCGGTGCTACCAATGTGCTGCGCTCTGGCAGCAAGGCTGCGGCCATTGCTACGCTGGTGCTGGATGCGCTCAAAGGCTTTGTGCCTGTGGTGCTGGTCAAGGTATTTGGCCCGCAGTTCGGTCTGGGTGATGGCTCTGTGGCGCTGGTCGGTTTGGCTGCATTTTTGGGTCATCTCTACCCCGTATTTTTTGGTTTCAAGGGCGGCAAGGGCGTGGCCACTGCACTGGGCGTGTTGCTGGGTATTAGCGGCTGGCTGGGTTTGGCCGTTGCACTGACATGGGTGTTGGTTGCGGCGCTGTTTCGCTACTCGTCTTTGGCCGCATTGGTGGCTTCAGTTTTGGCACCTGTGTATTACGTGCTGTGCAGCGGCCTTATGTGGGATGCGGAGACACCGATCACCGCGGCCATCGTGGTGATGGCCGCTTTGCTGCTTTGGCGCCATAGCGAAAACATTCAGCGCCTGATTGCTGGTAAAGAGTCCAAGCTAGGCAAGAAAAAGACGGAAGAAGCCAAGGCCGCCAAACAGGTTCAATCGACTGAAACTGCTGGTAAAAAGGCAGGCAAGGGTAAGCGCCGTTAA
- a CDS encoding alpha/beta fold hydrolase, producing the protein MTTNTPSTKSAPEQTTYQPRRQWKSQMLPVRNMHYHLRSWEPEHINTELPVLVLAHGWMDVAASYQFVVDAFSDAFVQGRRIVAHDWRGFGLSRSPAPCDSYYFTDYLADLDMLLEQISPERPIDLVGHSMGGNISCMYAGARADRIHRFVNLEGFGMPASAASQAPARLGKWMDELREQRAGGMALAPYDSVQAVAARLQKTNRRLPRDKALWLAHHWAAPDAQGRWHILGDAAHKLTNPYMYRVDEALACLATITAPTLSVEAADDSLGQWYKGSYSLAQYHERLKHIAQCEIAVVEDAGHMLHHDQPEAVARLIEDFLR; encoded by the coding sequence ATGACAACTAACACACCATCCACTAAGTCAGCCCCTGAGCAAACAACTTACCAGCCCCGCCGCCAGTGGAAGTCACAGATGCTGCCGGTGCGCAATATGCACTACCACCTGCGCAGCTGGGAGCCAGAGCACATCAACACCGAACTGCCGGTGCTGGTTCTGGCCCATGGCTGGATGGATGTGGCCGCCTCTTACCAATTTGTGGTGGATGCGTTTAGCGACGCCTTTGTGCAAGGCCGCCGCATCGTGGCCCACGACTGGCGCGGCTTTGGCCTGAGCCGTTCGCCAGCGCCCTGCGACAGTTACTACTTCACCGACTATCTGGCCGATCTGGACATGCTGCTTGAGCAAATCTCGCCAGAGCGTCCGATCGATCTGGTCGGTCACAGCATGGGCGGCAATATCTCCTGCATGTATGCCGGTGCTAGAGCCGATCGCATTCACCGCTTTGTCAACTTAGAAGGCTTTGGCATGCCCGCAAGTGCCGCTAGCCAAGCGCCGGCACGCCTTGGCAAATGGATGGATGAGCTGCGCGAGCAACGCGCCGGCGGCATGGCACTGGCCCCTTATGACAGCGTGCAAGCCGTGGCCGCACGCCTGCAAAAAACCAACCGCCGCCTGCCACGCGACAAAGCGCTATGGTTGGCCCATCACTGGGCTGCGCCTGATGCACAAGGCCGCTGGCATATTCTGGGCGACGCAGCGCACAAACTCACCAACCCCTACATGTACCGGGTCGATGAGGCGCTGGCATGTCTGGCCACTATCACCGCTCCCACTTTGTCGGTGGAAGCTGCCGATGACAGTCTGGGCCAGTGGTACAAGGGCAGCTATTCGCTGGCCCAATATCACGAACGTCTGAAGCACATTGCGCAGTGCGAAATTGCTGTCGTTGAAGATGCAGGCCATATGCTGCACCATGATCAGCCAGAGGCTGTGGCTCGTCTGATTGAGGATTTTTTGCGCTAA
- a CDS encoding penicillin acylase family protein, translated as MGDIVAGTTSAGKVSSSQWTRRVLHTGAALITLTSLAGAVLSVYGVKALPRMDGKLAVAGLASKVWVRRDAADVTHISAQSPQDVWRALGFVHAQDRGWQLEFNRRLMQGRLSEILGPATLELDKLMRSLDIHGAARRQYQALPPSVQEALQVYSQGVAAFYANPSQATAPEFLLLGTKPGGPGAAGGSSPWEPEDTVGWALMMALDLGGNWGNEFARLNLLQVLSTEQLWQLMPAYPGEQPVTGVDMAQLYRQLGVYRDAGAGTGAGTTSAPAQQIQSALQQWAAETVRDMGTNDGLGSNNWVVAGSKTKSGKPLLANDPHLALSAPAIWYFARLQSPGGRAADGTPLSALDVTGATLPGMPFVVLGRTAQVAWGFTNTNPDVQDLYLEQINPADASQYRTPTGWEKFGVREEVFKVKGQSDAKVMLRSTRHGPVVSDAQQQYGKVINTDKYALALRWAALDTDNRTVEAGLKANGAQTVAQLFEAFAGYHSPMQSIVAADVQGHIGFKAAGKVPVRSPAHDLRGVVPAPGWDARYDWQGWLNYAQTPQNDGSARGFVATANQRVTEPGYAHFLTQDWSLPYRYQRIEQVLAASSQHDMASMAALQSDVQSLATQALLPALRKAQSNHVLAADAQQLLASFDGQMDKARAEPLIFSVWVDELTRGIVIARIGEQRFAMTYGKRDFRAGLEGILARNDAWWCAPLSCEQQAGEALTRTLAKLQAAYGSDIKQWRWGDAHPALSAHKPFGAVAALAGIFNVSVPSGGDSYTVNVGQYNPNPLPADVKAASAKALLGGRFVSRHAPSLRAIYDLGDLESSQFIYQTGQSGMALSGRYGDMSREWADGRYRKLQMQPARWRHALELQPQKTPQL; from the coding sequence ATGGGTGACATAGTTGCAGGCACAACTTCAGCAGGGAAAGTTTCATCATCCCAATGGACTCGGCGCGTGCTGCACACAGGTGCAGCGCTGATCACACTGACATCGCTAGCGGGTGCGGTGCTTTCCGTTTATGGCGTGAAGGCGCTGCCCCGCATGGATGGCAAGCTGGCTGTGGCGGGGCTGGCCAGCAAGGTTTGGGTGCGCCGCGATGCTGCAGATGTCACCCATATCAGCGCGCAATCGCCGCAAGATGTGTGGCGTGCGCTGGGTTTTGTCCACGCGCAAGATCGCGGCTGGCAGCTGGAATTTAACCGCCGACTGATGCAAGGGCGCTTGTCTGAAATTTTGGGTCCTGCCACGCTGGAGCTGGACAAGCTCATGCGCTCTTTGGATATTCATGGCGCCGCTCGTCGCCAGTACCAGGCGCTGCCGCCATCGGTGCAAGAGGCTTTGCAGGTGTATAGCCAAGGTGTTGCTGCCTTCTATGCCAACCCGTCCCAAGCTACGGCGCCTGAGTTTTTGCTGCTGGGCACGAAACCGGGAGGCCCGGGCGCTGCTGGTGGCTCATCGCCCTGGGAGCCTGAAGACACTGTGGGTTGGGCGCTGATGATGGCGCTAGACCTCGGCGGTAACTGGGGCAATGAATTTGCACGACTGAACTTGCTGCAGGTTTTAAGCACCGAGCAGCTGTGGCAGCTGATGCCTGCTTATCCGGGTGAGCAGCCTGTCACAGGCGTTGATATGGCCCAGCTCTATCGCCAGCTGGGTGTGTACCGCGATGCTGGCGCAGGGACAGGAGCTGGCACCACGTCAGCGCCTGCGCAGCAAATTCAATCCGCTTTGCAGCAATGGGCGGCTGAGACGGTGCGAGACATGGGCACCAATGATGGGCTGGGCAGCAACAACTGGGTGGTGGCGGGCAGCAAGACAAAAAGCGGCAAACCGCTGCTGGCCAATGACCCGCATCTGGCCTTGAGCGCACCGGCTATTTGGTACTTCGCCCGCCTTCAGTCGCCGGGTGGCAGGGCCGCTGACGGCACGCCCTTGAGTGCCTTGGATGTTACGGGTGCGACCTTGCCCGGTATGCCTTTTGTCGTGCTGGGGCGCACAGCGCAAGTGGCTTGGGGCTTTACCAACACCAACCCTGATGTACAGGATTTGTATCTGGAGCAGATCAACCCCGCTGATGCCAGTCAGTACCGCACGCCCACGGGCTGGGAAAAATTTGGCGTGCGTGAGGAAGTCTTCAAGGTCAAAGGCCAAAGCGATGCCAAAGTAATGCTGCGCAGCACGCGCCACGGCCCGGTGGTTAGCGATGCGCAGCAGCAATACGGCAAAGTGATCAACACCGATAAATACGCGCTAGCCCTGCGGTGGGCGGCGCTGGATACTGACAATCGCACGGTCGAGGCGGGTCTAAAAGCCAATGGTGCGCAGACCGTAGCGCAGTTGTTTGAGGCCTTTGCGGGCTACCACTCGCCCATGCAAAGCATTGTGGCGGCTGATGTGCAGGGTCATATCGGCTTTAAAGCGGCTGGCAAAGTGCCCGTGCGGTCCCCTGCGCATGATTTGCGCGGTGTGGTGCCCGCACCCGGTTGGGACGCGCGCTATGACTGGCAGGGCTGGCTCAATTACGCGCAGACTCCACAAAATGATGGCAGCGCGCGCGGCTTTGTTGCCACAGCCAACCAGCGGGTGACTGAGCCGGGTTATGCGCATTTTTTGACCCAAGACTGGAGCCTGCCTTACCGCTACCAGCGCATAGAGCAGGTGCTGGCGGCTAGCAGCCAGCACGATATGGCCAGCATGGCGGCGTTGCAAAGTGATGTGCAGTCACTGGCCACACAAGCCTTGCTGCCCGCACTGCGAAAGGCGCAGTCAAACCACGTCCTGGCCGCGGACGCCCAGCAGTTGCTGGCGAGCTTTGATGGGCAGATGGACAAGGCGCGTGCCGAGCCCTTGATTTTTTCTGTGTGGGTCGATGAGTTGACGCGTGGCATCGTCATTGCCCGCATTGGCGAGCAGCGCTTTGCCATGACGTACGGCAAGCGCGATTTTCGCGCCGGGTTAGAAGGCATCTTGGCGCGCAACGATGCATGGTGGTGTGCACCGCTGAGCTGTGAGCAGCAAGCGGGCGAGGCGCTGACCCGCACGCTTGCCAAGCTGCAAGCCGCTTATGGCAGCGATATCAAGCAATGGCGCTGGGGCGACGCCCATCCGGCGTTGAGCGCGCACAAACCGTTTGGAGCGGTGGCTGCGTTGGCGGGCATTTTCAATGTCAGCGTGCCCTCGGGTGGCGATAGCTATACGGTCAATGTCGGTCAGTACAACCCCAACCCTTTGCCAGCGGATGTGAAAGCCGCCAGTGCCAAGGCTTTGCTGGGTGGGCGCTTTGTCAGCCGTCACGCGCCATCGCTACGTGCCATTTATGACCTTGGCGACTTGGAATCCTCGCAGTTCATCTATCAAACCGGGCAAAGCGGAATGGCGCTATCTGGCCGCTATGGTGATATGAGCCGTGAATGGGCGGATGGCCGCTACCGCAAGCTACAGATGCAGCCTGCGCGCTGGCGCCATGCGCTGGAGTTACAGCCGCAAAAAACGCCGCAGCTCTGA
- a CDS encoding aldo/keto reductase, producing the protein MNPVALGQSDLRVSPICLGTMTFGEQVDEAQAHRIMDRAVERGVDFFDTAEMYAVPARAATFGATETIIGNWLKARPGMRDQLTLATKVAGPTRGMPWIREGAGMTAADITRSCDASLQRLQTEVIDLYQIHWPERHVPAFGGMYYDPKKESSSTPIHEQLDALAGLVKQGKIRHIGLSNETPFGVHEFVRLADQHGLPRVATTQNPYCLVNRSYENGLDETCHRLNVSLLAYSPLAFGLLTGKFDEFAPTDAGAPKDSRLGKYESVQKQRWGRPDALAAARRYSALARKHGMTAVQLALAFCYTKWQVTSTIIGVTSVAQLDEDLNAWGTVLSPELLAEIDAIRWEMRDPAV; encoded by the coding sequence ATGAACCCCGTCGCTCTGGGGCAGAGTGACTTGCGCGTCAGCCCCATCTGTCTGGGCACGATGACGTTTGGCGAGCAAGTCGATGAGGCGCAGGCGCACCGCATCATGGATCGCGCTGTGGAGCGCGGCGTAGACTTTTTTGACACGGCCGAGATGTATGCCGTGCCCGCGCGAGCGGCCACGTTTGGCGCGACGGAGACCATCATCGGCAACTGGCTCAAGGCCCGCCCGGGAATGCGCGACCAACTCACGCTGGCGACTAAAGTGGCGGGCCCGACCCGTGGCATGCCGTGGATTCGTGAAGGTGCGGGCATGACGGCAGCAGACATTACCCGCTCTTGCGACGCCAGCTTGCAGCGCCTGCAAACTGAGGTGATTGACCTTTACCAAATTCACTGGCCAGAGCGTCATGTGCCCGCTTTTGGCGGCATGTATTACGACCCGAAGAAGGAAAGTTCATCCACGCCCATCCATGAGCAGCTGGATGCGCTAGCAGGCTTGGTTAAGCAGGGCAAAATTCGCCATATTGGCTTGTCTAACGAGACGCCGTTTGGCGTGCACGAATTTGTGCGCCTTGCCGATCAGCATGGACTGCCACGCGTGGCAACCACGCAAAACCCGTATTGCTTGGTCAATCGCAGTTATGAAAACGGGCTGGATGAAACCTGTCACCGCCTGAATGTGTCGCTGCTGGCTTATTCACCGCTGGCCTTCGGTCTGCTGACAGGCAAGTTTGACGAGTTTGCTCCAACAGACGCGGGCGCGCCCAAGGACTCACGCCTTGGCAAATACGAATCGGTGCAAAAGCAGCGCTGGGGCCGGCCCGATGCACTGGCCGCCGCCCGCCGCTACAGCGCGCTGGCGCGCAAGCATGGTATGACGGCGGTGCAGCTGGCGCTGGCGTTTTGCTACACCAAGTGGCAAGTTACTAGCACCATCATCGGCGTGACAAGCGTGGCCCAGCTCGATGAAGATCTGAATGCATGGGGCACCGTGCTTTCTCCTGAGCTGCTCGCTGAGATTGACGCCATTCGCTGGGAGATGCGCGACCCTGCGGTTTGA
- a CDS encoding DUF4178 domain-containing protein, with amino-acid sequence MASSSSQRGYSAPCPGCGAPVHFSNAQASFAICEFCRSTVVRDGEVLKRIGSMAEVFEDYSPLKVGASGMIKRSGKPEPFTLVGRAQYKSGAGSWSEWVASLSNGDLAWLSEDNGSFVFAVPWQPPGWSVTAFEAREWRMGREVRVGEESFTVTSIQDAQLMAAQGELAQLPELGKSFKLVELRNEKDQILSIDFSGKAPAFSLGAAVALDSLQMQGLRSTINKKEEGRHFNCPKCAAVVPVRFETTKAMSCPSCGSLIDMSQGMGGELNFAEQRKKIRPQIPLGREGALDGLKWQVVGFQRRSGRGMGEDEDDSFIWDEYLLYNQKAGFSFIVDSEDGWSTARVINGAPKLSKGGATATYLQRKYQRDYAYLSETEYAEGEFYWPVFKGAKSSNVDYVNAGKKSSLALETANQETTWSHGQSASAATIALAFGVDKLKDRSQVSPLSGSGFSWGTILFWLFALLFILPFLRACMSSNNCDPRTDPNCTYSRSSSGSYGGYTSGGSHK; translated from the coding sequence ATGGCATCCAGCTCCTCGCAGCGCGGCTACAGCGCGCCCTGTCCAGGTTGTGGCGCACCGGTCCACTTCAGCAATGCCCAAGCGAGCTTTGCTATTTGTGAGTTCTGCCGCAGCACGGTGGTGCGTGATGGAGAAGTGCTCAAGCGCATAGGCTCTATGGCTGAGGTGTTTGAGGATTACAGCCCGCTTAAGGTGGGTGCCTCGGGCATGATCAAGCGCAGCGGCAAGCCTGAGCCGTTTACCTTGGTGGGTCGCGCTCAGTACAAGAGTGGGGCGGGCAGTTGGTCAGAATGGGTGGCCTCGCTCAGTAATGGCGACTTGGCTTGGCTCAGTGAGGATAACGGCAGCTTCGTCTTTGCTGTTCCCTGGCAGCCACCGGGCTGGAGCGTGACGGCTTTCGAAGCTCGCGAGTGGCGCATGGGCCGCGAAGTGAGGGTAGGGGAAGAATCCTTCACCGTCACCAGTATTCAAGATGCCCAGTTGATGGCTGCACAGGGCGAGCTAGCCCAGCTGCCTGAGCTGGGGAAAAGCTTCAAACTGGTCGAGCTGCGCAACGAAAAAGACCAAATTCTTTCTATCGACTTCAGCGGCAAGGCTCCTGCTTTTAGTCTAGGGGCTGCGGTTGCGCTGGACAGTCTGCAAATGCAGGGGCTGCGCAGCACCATCAACAAAAAAGAAGAAGGCCGCCATTTCAACTGCCCCAAGTGCGCAGCTGTAGTGCCTGTTCGTTTTGAGACCACTAAGGCCATGAGCTGCCCGAGTTGCGGCAGCCTGATCGACATGTCTCAGGGCATGGGCGGCGAGCTGAATTTTGCCGAGCAGCGTAAGAAAATTCGCCCGCAAATTCCGCTGGGCCGCGAGGGTGCGCTGGATGGCCTGAAATGGCAGGTGGTGGGCTTTCAACGCCGCAGCGGCCGGGGCATGGGCGAGGATGAAGACGACAGCTTTATCTGGGATGAGTATCTGCTCTACAACCAAAAGGCGGGTTTCTCCTTCATCGTGGACTCAGAAGACGGCTGGAGCACGGCACGCGTCATCAACGGTGCGCCCAAGCTCAGCAAGGGCGGAGCGACTGCAACCTATTTGCAGCGCAAATACCAGCGCGATTACGCCTATCTGTCAGAGACCGAATACGCCGAGGGTGAGTTTTACTGGCCCGTATTTAAGGGTGCAAAGTCCAGCAATGTGGACTACGTGAACGCAGGTAAAAAATCCAGCCTAGCGCTGGAAACAGCGAATCAAGAAACGACGTGGAGCCATGGCCAAAGTGCATCAGCTGCAACGATTGCGCTTGCGTTTGGTGTGGACAAGCTCAAGGATAGATCGCAGGTCAGCCCGCTGTCGGGCAGCGGATTTAGCTGGGGCACGATCCTGTTTTGGCTGTTTGCGCTGCTCTTCATATTGCCGTTTTTGCGCGCCTGTATGTCTAGCAATAACTGTGATCCGCGTACGGACCCTAATTGCACTTACAGCCGCTCTAGCAGCGGCTCCTACGGTGGTTACACCTCAGGCGGCAGCCATAAATAA
- a CDS encoding DUF350 domain-containing protein, with protein MNFDWFSAQNFFGSILYAVVGVVVFWLSFIIIDKITPVDMWAEIVEKHNKALAMVVAAMCLGISIIVAAAIH; from the coding sequence ATGAATTTTGACTGGTTCAGTGCTCAAAACTTTTTCGGCTCCATCCTCTACGCCGTGGTGGGCGTGGTGGTGTTTTGGCTGAGTTTTATCATCATCGACAAGATAACGCCCGTAGATATGTGGGCCGAAATTGTGGAAAAACACAACAAGGCACTGGCTATGGTGGTGGCTGCGATGTGTCTGGGGATCAGCATCATTGTTGCTGCGGCTATCCATTGA
- the ybaK gene encoding Cys-tRNA(Pro) deacylase, whose translation MAKKDKSVHVSETLATQMLKAHKVEFTEHPYDYVEHGGTEESAKQLGLTEHMVVKTLVMQDQDAKPMIVLMHGDCKVSTKNLARQIGAKSVEPCKPEVANRHSGYLVGGTSPFGTKRDMPVYIEDTILELPRIAINGGRRGYLVQLEPEVCTRLLNAQPVHCALAE comes from the coding sequence ATGGCCAAAAAAGACAAAAGCGTCCATGTGAGCGAAACCCTCGCCACACAAATGCTTAAAGCTCACAAGGTGGAGTTCACCGAGCACCCTTATGACTATGTAGAGCATGGCGGCACCGAAGAGTCAGCCAAGCAGTTGGGACTGACGGAGCACATGGTGGTGAAGACTTTGGTCATGCAAGACCAAGATGCCAAGCCGATGATTGTGTTGATGCACGGCGACTGCAAGGTGTCCACCAAAAATCTGGCCCGCCAGATTGGGGCCAAGAGTGTGGAACCCTGCAAGCCAGAGGTAGCCAATCGTCACAGCGGCTATTTGGTGGGCGGTACATCGCCTTTTGGCACCAAACGCGATATGCCGGTATATATCGAGGACACGATTTTGGAGTTGCCCCGAATTGCCATCAATGGCGGGCGACGCGGCTATTTGGTGCAATTGGAGCCTGAGGTTTGTACCCGGTTGCTCAATGCCCAACCAGTGCACTGCGCGCTGGCAGAATAG
- a CDS encoding polyamine aminopropyltransferase: MTSTQAEQGGAAQELGPRPIDVALLASVFVIAACGLLYELAAGALASYVLGDSVLQFSTIIGAYLFAMGIGSWLSRYFEDQLPAHFLRVELMVALVGGALPAVLFLANAYAPGAFRFLLYGMVMVVGTLVGLEIPLVMRILKRNASLKDLVSKVLTFDYLGALAVSLAFPIVLVPNLGLVRTGLLFGFMNAAIAVWALVLFKHELRNFRAHVWACALVLLALGGGIIGADQLTKLADDHFYQDRIVLSSSSPYQRIVVTQGRQGARLYLNGNLQFAQSDEYRYHEALVHPAMAAHGAPKKVAVLGGGDGMAVREVLKYPSVEAVTLVELDPAMTDLFRTNAMMTALNGNALNDPRVSIVNTDAFRWLQDSKDSFDVIVVDFPDPTNFAIGKLFTNSFYSLLDKRLAASGYAVVQTTSPLIARHSFWTVVQTIESVGLTAKPYHAHVPSFGEWGFVLASHRPWREPPALPEGMRFLTMPTLRLMFDFPLDMARVPAEVNRLSNQVLVNTYEREWGKVEH; the protein is encoded by the coding sequence ATGACTTCGACACAGGCAGAGCAGGGCGGCGCTGCGCAGGAGCTGGGACCGCGGCCTATTGATGTGGCGCTGCTGGCCAGTGTGTTTGTGATTGCAGCCTGTGGTCTGCTCTATGAGTTGGCGGCGGGAGCCCTTGCGTCCTATGTGTTGGGCGATTCGGTGCTGCAGTTCTCCACCATCATTGGTGCCTACTTGTTTGCCATGGGCATCGGTTCGTGGTTGTCGCGCTATTTTGAAGATCAGCTGCCGGCGCATTTTTTGCGGGTGGAGCTAATGGTGGCGCTGGTAGGCGGCGCACTGCCTGCCGTGCTGTTTTTGGCCAATGCCTATGCGCCGGGCGCTTTTCGCTTTTTGCTTTACGGCATGGTGATGGTGGTGGGCACGCTGGTGGGCTTGGAGATTCCGCTGGTCATGCGAATCCTCAAGCGCAATGCGTCGTTGAAAGATCTGGTTTCCAAGGTTTTGACCTTTGACTATCTGGGTGCGCTGGCCGTGTCGCTGGCCTTTCCCATTGTGCTTGTGCCCAACCTGGGGCTGGTGCGCACCGGGCTGCTGTTTGGCTTTATGAATGCGGCGATTGCCGTGTGGGCGCTGGTACTTTTTAAGCACGAATTACGCAATTTTCGCGCCCATGTATGGGCTTGTGCCTTGGTGTTGCTGGCGCTGGGCGGAGGCATTATCGGTGCCGATCAGTTGACCAAGCTGGCGGACGATCATTTCTATCAAGACCGCATTGTGCTGAGCAGCAGCTCGCCCTATCAGCGCATCGTGGTGACGCAGGGCCGCCAAGGCGCGCGCCTGTATCTGAATGGCAATTTGCAGTTTGCGCAGAGTGACGAGTACCGCTATCACGAGGCGCTGGTGCACCCCGCCATGGCGGCGCATGGCGCTCCTAAGAAAGTAGCTGTGCTGGGCGGCGGCGACGGTATGGCGGTGCGTGAGGTACTCAAGTACCCCAGCGTAGAGGCGGTGACTTTGGTGGAACTTGACCCGGCCATGACCGACTTGTTTCGCACCAACGCCATGATGACGGCGCTCAACGGCAATGCGCTGAACGACCCGCGTGTGAGCATCGTCAACACCGATGCCTTTCGCTGGTTGCAAGACAGCAAGGACAGCTTTGATGTGATCGTGGTGGACTTCCCCGATCCCACCAATTTCGCCATTGGCAAGCTGTTTACCAATAGTTTTTATTCGTTGCTGGATAAGCGCTTGGCTGCCAGTGGGTATGCGGTGGTGCAGACCACATCACCGCTCATTGCACGTCACAGCTTTTGGACGGTGGTGCAAACCATTGAGTCCGTAGGTCTGACGGCCAAGCCCTATCACGCCCATGTGCCCAGCTTTGGCGAATGGGGCTTTGTGCTGGCCAGTCATCGCCCTTGGCGCGAGCCGCCTGCTTTGCCAGAAGGAATGCGTTTTTTGACCATGCCCACGTTGCGTTTGATGTTTGACTTTCCGCTCGATATGGCGCGTGTGCCGGCTGAGGTGAATCGCCTGTCCAATCAAGTGCTCGTCAACACCTATGAGCGCGAATGGGGC